The following proteins are encoded in a genomic region of Anomaloglossus baeobatrachus isolate aAnoBae1 chromosome 6, aAnoBae1.hap1, whole genome shotgun sequence:
- the LOC142244491 gene encoding twist-related protein translates to MMQEESSSPVSPVDSLSNSEEELDRQQNKRGCRKRRSSRKNPEDPDSPTSVKRNKKASSTGSSPQSFEELQTQRVMANVRERQRTQSLNEAFAALRKIIPTLPSDKLSKIQTLKLASRYIDFLCQVLQSDELDSKMASCSYVAHERLSYAFSVWRMEGAWSMSASH, encoded by the coding sequence ATGATGCAGGAAGAGTCAAGCTCTCCAGTCTCCCCTGTGGACAGCTTGAGCAACAGTGAGGAAGAGCTTGACAGGCAGCAGAACAAGAGGGGATGCAGGAAGAGGAGATCCAGTAGGAAGAATCCAGAGGATCCCGACAGCCCAACTTCTGTGAAGAGAAACAAGAAGGCCAGCAGCACAGGAAGCAGCCCCCAGTCTTTTGAGGAGCTACAGACCCAAAGAGTTATGGCCAACGTCAGAGAACGCCAAAGAACCCAATCCCTCAACGAAGCCTTCGCTGCCCTGCGCAAGATCATCCCCACCCTCCCCTCAGACAAACTCAGTAAAATCCAAACCCTCAAACTGGCATCCAGATACATTGATTTCCTCTGCCAGGTTTTACAGAGTGATGAGTTGGACTCCAAAATGGCCAGCTGCAGTTATGTGGCCCATGAGAGGTTAAGCTATGCCTTCTCAgtgtggaggatggagggagcatGGTCTATGTCTGCATCTCACTAA